A region of Pseudomonas cavernicola DNA encodes the following proteins:
- a CDS encoding ABC transporter permease codes for MEHSTLTRQVGVAPPRLPKAISPTARAWLFLSPSMLFLAVLITASLLVLRMSVGTKGAEWTGFSLASYSQLTEPYYLKSLLLTLRLALVSALIAVLLAIPVGYSMSRLQSPLLRRVFLAAVLLPLLVNLLLQSYGWLVILGPAGMLNQALMGLGIIDRPVMMLYNQTGVLMGLVQTAFPLAVLPIASAMRGVSRSYEEAAATLGASRFQVFRQVVLPMSLPGIITGATLVFAYNASSFVVPLLLGGRRVPMLAVMVHDQIAPLMNWPAASAAGVVLIVTTLAIMTLSEFVTGRRRRILEASQ; via the coding sequence ATGGAACACTCAACTCTGACCCGCCAGGTCGGCGTGGCGCCCCCGCGCCTGCCCAAGGCGATTTCCCCGACGGCGCGGGCCTGGCTTTTCCTCTCGCCGTCGATGCTTTTTCTCGCCGTACTGATTACCGCCAGCCTGCTGGTGCTGCGCATGAGTGTTGGCACCAAGGGCGCGGAATGGACTGGCTTCAGCCTCGCCAGCTACTCGCAGTTGACCGAACCCTACTACCTGAAATCGCTGCTGCTGACCTTGCGCTTGGCCCTCGTCAGTGCACTGATCGCGGTGCTGCTGGCGATCCCGGTCGGCTACAGCATGTCGCGCTTGCAGTCGCCACTGTTGCGCCGCGTGTTCCTCGCCGCCGTGCTGTTGCCGTTGCTGGTCAACTTGCTGCTGCAAAGCTACGGCTGGCTGGTGATCCTCGGCCCGGCCGGGATGCTCAACCAGGCGCTCATGGGCCTGGGCATCATCGATCGGCCGGTGATGATGCTCTACAACCAGACTGGCGTGCTGATGGGCCTGGTGCAGACCGCCTTCCCATTGGCGGTCCTGCCTATCGCCAGCGCCATGCGCGGCGTTTCGCGCAGCTACGAGGAAGCCGCCGCCACCCTGGGCGCCAGCCGTTTCCAGGTCTTCCGCCAAGTGGTGCTGCCGATGAGCCTGCCGGGCATCATCACCGGCGCCACGCTGGTCTTCGCCTACAACGCCAGTAGCTTCGTGGTACCGCTGCTGCTCGGCGGCCGCCGGGTGCCGATGCTGGCGGTGATGGTGCACGACCAGATCGCCCCGCTGATGAACTGGCCCGCTGCCTCCGCCGCCGGGGTCGTGCTGATCGTGACCACGCTGGCGATCATGACCCTCTCTGAATTCGTGACCGGCCGTCGCCGGCGCATCCTGGAGGCTTCGCAATGA
- a CDS encoding ABC transporter permease, which translates to MSRLFRSTPTLPGDSGRFAMGLSGFILLLAVLPILTMIVMSFSGASNLDFPPSSYSLQWYKAAWHTFVSPDSSDVLSLGQALTTSLLVSCLTMILATLIAVPAAYALVRCEFRGKAVAMQLMSLPLVFPMVVLGLALLLVFDSLPFQMNTSRLVIAHVILALPFVVKNCTAAMLAIGNEVEEAAQMLGAPPLRAIVDVVVPLMRSGILAGMLLAFIVSFNEFTVTYFLYNIDVMTVPIWMYSRTVSSLDPTVFSFAVLIVLIDFALIWALEKLVGEGGVSF; encoded by the coding sequence ATGAGTCGTCTATTCCGTAGTACTCCCACCTTGCCGGGAGACAGCGGCCGTTTCGCCATGGGCCTGTCCGGGTTCATCCTGCTGCTGGCCGTGCTGCCGATCCTGACCATGATCGTGATGTCGTTCAGTGGCGCCTCGAACCTCGACTTCCCCCCCAGCAGTTACAGCCTGCAGTGGTACAAGGCCGCCTGGCATACCTTCGTATCGCCGGACTCGAGTGACGTACTCAGCCTCGGCCAGGCGCTGACCACCAGCCTGCTGGTCTCCTGCCTGACGATGATCCTCGCCACCTTGATCGCCGTACCGGCCGCCTATGCGCTGGTGCGCTGCGAATTCCGCGGCAAGGCCGTGGCGATGCAATTGATGTCGCTGCCGTTGGTGTTTCCGATGGTGGTACTGGGCCTGGCCCTGTTGCTGGTGTTCGACAGCCTGCCGTTTCAGATGAACACCTCGCGCCTGGTGATCGCCCACGTCATCCTCGCCCTGCCTTTCGTGGTGAAGAACTGCACGGCGGCGATGCTGGCCATTGGCAACGAAGTCGAGGAGGCCGCACAAATGCTTGGCGCACCGCCGCTGCGCGCCATCGTCGACGTGGTCGTACCGCTGATGCGCTCGGGCATCCTGGCGGGGATGCTGCTGGCCTTCATCGTCTCGTTCAACGAGTTCACCGTTACCTATTTCCTTTACAACATCGACGTGATGACCGTGCCGATCTGGATGTACAGCCGCACCGTGTCTTCCCTCGACCCGACCGTTTTCTCGTTCGCCGTGCTGATCGTGCTGATCGACTTCGCCCTGATCTGGGCGCTGGAGAAGCTCGTTGGTGAAGGTGGCGTTTCCTTTTAA
- a CDS encoding ABC transporter ATP-binding protein yields MTGLILENVEKHYGSACAVKGVNLHLPEGKLVCFLGPSGCGKTTLLRMIAGLETLSGGEIRLDGQDIGHTPAHQRNFGMVFQSLALFPHMTVGENIAYPLRLRGVNKTDQQARVTELLQLIQLQEMVDRPVAKLSGGQRQRVAIARAIASHPKLLLLDEPLSALDAKLRESMQVEIRQLQQRLNITTIMVTHDQREAMTMADIVVVLGEHRVQQVGTPIEIYRNPANEFVADFIGTGNIFPATALGNGRVGLPGGAAIRVPICASIRAGANIKMLVRPEDLQLSLPQASTDNRLQGTVTFVRDIGATIETTIDCSGVSLTALSTPCQGIGLAIGNPVSVTIPEHACRVLTA; encoded by the coding sequence ATGACTGGACTAATTCTGGAAAACGTCGAGAAACACTACGGCTCGGCCTGCGCCGTGAAGGGCGTCAACCTGCACTTGCCCGAGGGCAAACTGGTGTGTTTCCTCGGCCCATCGGGTTGCGGCAAAACCACGCTGCTGCGCATGATCGCCGGCCTGGAAACCCTCAGCGGCGGTGAAATCCGCCTGGATGGGCAAGACATCGGCCACACCCCGGCGCACCAACGCAACTTCGGCATGGTGTTCCAATCGCTGGCGCTGTTCCCGCACATGACCGTCGGTGAAAACATCGCTTATCCGCTGCGCCTGCGCGGTGTGAATAAGACGGATCAGCAGGCGCGGGTGACTGAATTGCTGCAATTGATCCAATTGCAGGAGATGGTCGACCGCCCGGTAGCCAAGCTCTCTGGCGGGCAACGCCAGCGGGTGGCGATTGCCCGTGCGATCGCCTCGCACCCCAAGCTGCTGCTGCTGGACGAACCCTTGTCGGCACTCGATGCCAAGCTGCGCGAATCCATGCAGGTCGAGATCCGCCAACTGCAACAGCGCCTGAACATCACCACCATCATGGTCACCCACGACCAGCGTGAAGCCATGACCATGGCCGATATCGTGGTGGTGCTCGGCGAGCATCGGGTGCAGCAGGTCGGCACCCCGATCGAGATCTATCGCAACCCCGCCAACGAGTTTGTTGCCGACTTCATCGGCACCGGCAATATCTTCCCGGCGACCGCTCTGGGCAATGGCCGGGTGGGTCTGCCAGGTGGCGCGGCGATCCGGGTGCCGATCTGCGCGAGCATCCGCGCCGGCGCCAACATCAAGATGCTGGTGCGCCCGGAAGATCTGCAACTGTCGCTACCGCAGGCCAGCACAGACAATCGCCTACAGGGTACGGTGACCTTCGTGCGCGACATTGGCGCGACCATCGAAACCACCATCGATTGTTCCGGCGTATCGCTGACCGCGCTGAGCACACCCTGCCAGGGCATCGGCCTGGCCATCGGCAACCCGGTGTCGGTCACCATCCCGGAGCATGCTTGCCGGGTACTGACAGCCTGA
- a CDS encoding SDR family NAD(P)-dependent oxidoreductase — MNLSLENRTALVCGGSSGLGFGVALALAKEGVRVCLLARNPAKLELAVERIRQAGGDAQAIVADLNDSAALDTAIQQVRASTP; from the coding sequence ATGAACCTTTCTCTCGAAAACCGTACCGCACTGGTCTGCGGAGGCAGCTCCGGGCTGGGCTTCGGCGTGGCGCTGGCCCTGGCGAAGGAGGGCGTGCGGGTCTGTCTTCTGGCGCGCAACCCGGCCAAGCTCGAACTCGCGGTCGAGCGCATCAGACAGGCCGGTGGCGATGCCCAAGCCATAGTGGCCGACCTGAACGACAGCGCCGCCCTCGATACGGCGATCCAGCAGGTGCGGGCGTCAACACCTTGA
- a CDS encoding SDR family oxidoreductase: MFWTERTESLIHRTAEKTATPMATLVAQEQAAIPLGRYGTAEEFGAVAAFLASPLAGYVTGALIPVDGGLLKG, encoded by the coding sequence ATGTTCTGGACCGAGCGCACGGAGAGTCTGATCCATCGCACAGCCGAGAAAACTGCAACGCCGATGGCAACCCTGGTGGCTCAGGAGCAGGCTGCGATCCCCCTGGGGCGCTACGGCACTGCCGAGGAATTCGGCGCTGTCGCGGCCTTCCTTGCCAGCCCGCTTGCAGGCTATGTGACCGGAGCGCTGATCCCCGTCGACGGCGGGTTGTTGAAAGGCTGA
- a CDS encoding CitMHS family transporter — protein MLTFLGFAMVITFMYLIMTKRLSALIALIIIPIVFALIGGFAAGIGPMMLEGITKLAPTGVMLMFAILYFALMIDSGLFDPAVRKILKLVKGDPLKVSVGTAALALVVSLDGDGATTYMICVAAMLPLYSRLGMSPRIMAGLIILAGGVMNMTPWGGPTARAASALHVDPSEIFVPMIPAMLAGVVAILLIAYAYGKRERARLGELHLPGDEIGHGAISVSQYPDARRPRLIWFNGALTAALMVALIAGLLPLPVLFMLAFGIAMIVNYPCLQQQKERVAAHAGNAMAVVGLIFAAGIFTGILSGTGMVDAMSKSLLAVIPDAMGPYLAVITAVVSMPFTFFMSNDAFYYGVLPVLAEAASHYGISAVEMARASIVGQPVHLLSPLVPSTYLLVGLAGIEFGDHQRFTLKWAVLVCLCILFAALLMGIFPLFGSH, from the coding sequence ATGCTGACTTTCCTCGGCTTCGCCATGGTCATCACTTTTATGTACCTGATCATGACCAAGCGCCTCTCGGCGTTGATCGCCTTGATCATCATTCCTATCGTGTTCGCCCTGATCGGTGGCTTCGCCGCCGGAATCGGCCCGATGATGCTGGAGGGCATCACCAAGCTCGCGCCGACCGGCGTGATGCTGATGTTCGCCATCCTCTATTTCGCCCTGATGATCGACTCCGGGCTGTTCGACCCGGCGGTGCGCAAGATTCTCAAGTTGGTCAAAGGCGACCCGCTGAAAGTCTCGGTCGGTACCGCGGCGCTGGCGCTGGTGGTGTCCTTGGACGGTGACGGCGCGACCACCTACATGATCTGCGTGGCCGCCATGCTGCCGCTCTACAGCCGCCTGGGCATGAGCCCGCGGATCATGGCCGGTCTGATCATCCTCGCCGGCGGGGTGATGAATATGACGCCCTGGGGCGGCCCGACCGCGCGCGCCGCCAGCGCCCTGCACGTCGACCCGTCGGAGATCTTCGTGCCGATGATTCCGGCCATGCTCGCCGGCGTCGTGGCGATCCTGCTGATCGCCTACGCCTATGGCAAACGCGAGCGCGCGCGCCTCGGCGAACTGCATCTGCCCGGCGATGAGATCGGGCACGGCGCCATCAGCGTGTCGCAATACCCGGACGCCCGCCGGCCACGGCTGATCTGGTTCAACGGCGCACTCACCGCCGCCCTGATGGTCGCGCTGATTGCCGGCCTGCTGCCGCTGCCGGTGCTGTTCATGCTCGCCTTCGGCATCGCCATGATCGTCAACTACCCCTGCCTGCAGCAGCAAAAAGAGCGCGTCGCCGCCCATGCCGGCAACGCCATGGCAGTGGTCGGGCTGATCTTCGCCGCGGGGATCTTCACCGGCATCCTCTCTGGGACCGGCATGGTCGACGCCATGTCGAAGAGCTTATTGGCGGTGATCCCAGACGCCATGGGCCCTTATCTGGCGGTGATCACCGCCGTGGTGAGCATGCCGTTCACCTTTTTCATGTCCAACGACGCCTTCTACTACGGCGTGCTGCCGGTGCTCGCCGAGGCGGCCAGCCATTACGGGATCAGCGCGGTGGAAATGGCCCGCGCCTCGATCGTTGGCCAGCCGGTACATCTGCTCAGCCCGCTGGTCCCCTCGACCTACCTGCTGGTCGGCCTGGCCGGCATCGAGTTTGGCGACCACCAACGCTTCACCCTGAAATGGGCAGTGCTGGTTTGCCTGTGTATCCTGTTCGCCGCGCTGCTGATGGGGATCTTCCCACTGTTCGGCAGCCACTGA
- a CDS encoding TerC family protein yields MEWLTSPEIWIAFFTLTALEIVLGIDNIIMISILVSRMPKAMQPKTRFFGLALAMVTRIMLLLSITWVMRLTNDLFTVMEQGFSGRDLILFFGGLFLLWKSSTEMYHGLEGEDDTLGEPKSMTGGFIGTIIQIAIIDIVFSLDSVITAVGMVSHVPVMIAAIVVAVLVMMLAAGTISDFIDKHPSLKMLALSFLIMVGTVLIAEAFDVHVPKGYVYFAMAFSLAVEAVNIRMRSARAKKQQQLSEPVKLRKDIPGE; encoded by the coding sequence ATGGAATGGCTGACCAGCCCGGAAATCTGGATCGCATTTTTCACCCTGACGGCCCTGGAGATCGTCCTCGGCATCGACAACATCATCATGATCTCGATCCTGGTCAGCCGCATGCCGAAAGCCATGCAGCCGAAGACCCGTTTCTTCGGCCTGGCGTTGGCGATGGTCACGCGGATCATGCTGTTGCTGTCGATCACCTGGGTCATGCGCCTGACCAATGATCTGTTCACGGTAATGGAGCAGGGCTTTTCCGGGCGCGATCTGATTCTGTTCTTCGGCGGTCTGTTTCTGCTGTGGAAGAGCAGCACTGAGATGTACCACGGCCTGGAAGGCGAAGACGACACGCTCGGCGAGCCCAAAAGCATGACCGGCGGTTTTATCGGCACCATCATCCAGATCGCCATCATCGACATCGTCTTCTCGCTGGACTCGGTGATCACCGCGGTCGGCATGGTTTCCCATGTGCCGGTGATGATCGCCGCGATCGTCGTCGCCGTGCTGGTGATGATGCTGGCCGCCGGCACCATCAGCGACTTTATCGACAAGCACCCGTCGCTAAAGATGCTCGCGCTGTCGTTCCTGATCATGGTCGGCACCGTGCTGATCGCCGAAGCCTTCGATGTGCATGTACCCAAAGGCTACGTGTACTTCGCCATGGCCTTCTCGCTGGCGGTCGAAGCCGTCAACATCCGCATGCGCAGCGCGCGGGCGAAGAAGCAGCAGCAACTAAGCGAGCCGGTGAAGCTGCGCAAGGATATTCCGGGCGAGTAA
- the recB gene encoding exodeoxyribonuclease V subunit beta codes for MSLDLHSSSFTGRSLIEASAGTGKTWTLTALYARLLLERQLSVGQILVVTYTTAATAELRERIRARLAELLAVYEGTPSKDDFLTRLHAQYPGDEARRRLLLAVHGFDEAAIFTIHGFCQRALQDAAFEAGGDFDSELTSDDREVLDALLTDAWRHQLAEADPAWARFLAQKKITPGVLRQRLRHHLGKPYLRIEPRDAVSGAGSGAELAAASQAWSHAAGLWQSQGYNWVEQLQEHGGLSQSTHKLAKLPLWSSELDSYFADPAALFEVPAGLEKLASGALHKATKKGFDAPSSSIAEAFEALLESLAAAVPAGEKRLIALQVNLLDQLNKELPARKAAQRMLAFDDLLNRLNEALHGPAGDALALTLRSRYPLALIDEFQDTDPVQYDIFNRVYERDSDLCFVGDPKQAIYAFRGADLATYLKARDAAERCYDLPFNYRSTPQLIAALNLLFARPQPFAENGLDYPQVSAGVKARAQLVLPRALSTQEQDAPLALVWLGDEELNKGKADTLVAIDTAQRIASLLAASAQGQAYFQDGAERTALKGGDIAVLVANHRQAADIAAELVARGVPSVRRGNQSVWHSEEAAELAAVLAAYAEPGREGVLRYALSTRLLGRDALQLARCQDDERAWDREREDAELYHQLWQQQGFMRAFRAWLDQEQVAERLLAAADGERRLTNLLHLAELLQAESQQRPGLEPLLAWLNAQRGSEGAGEDALLRLESDAERVQIVTIHTSKGLEYPLVFCPYLWNGKLLGKHKDSASCHDEHGQPLLDLGSANLDEHLQRARREVFAEQLRLAYVALTRARDRLWLHWGPVAVPAPVKKTGLLPEEGLHSSALAWLLHGRELGGADALPELAAHLSERSGASLRDELDQLIAASTGTFARLPLLLSEASAAGEQRAQPPARLAHFERSLHSAWRIGSFSGLAAGMHMEAPDRDGLVMPDASEPGAGFFGFPRGARAGTCLHAVLEDWVRGKGELPQLVENALNAHGLSTDWTELAATHLQRVLDSDLDGQGLTLTALAPARRLPELGFTFPVANLDVQRLRTILADPVHGLAAPMREAAARLEFDSLKGFLKGFIDLTFEHQGRWYIADYKSNWLGPDASYYGGDRLIQALAAEHYYLQYLIYLVALRRFLRQRLVDFDDDQLGGAYYLFLRGMPSAGVYFSRPADSLLDALDHLFTEGR; via the coding sequence ATGAGCCTCGACCTGCACAGCTCGTCCTTCACCGGCCGCTCCCTGATCGAGGCCAGCGCCGGCACCGGCAAGACCTGGACGCTCACCGCGCTCTACGCACGCCTACTGCTGGAGCGGCAACTGAGCGTCGGGCAGATCCTCGTGGTCACCTACACCACCGCCGCCACCGCCGAGTTGCGCGAGCGTATCCGCGCGCGGTTGGCGGAGCTGCTGGCGGTCTACGAAGGTACGCCGAGCAAGGACGACTTCCTGACCCGCCTGCACGCCCAATACCCCGGTGACGAGGCCCGTCGGCGCTTGCTATTGGCGGTGCACGGCTTCGATGAGGCGGCGATTTTCACCATTCACGGCTTCTGTCAGCGCGCCTTGCAGGATGCGGCTTTTGAGGCCGGTGGCGACTTCGACAGCGAGCTGACCAGCGATGATCGCGAAGTGCTCGACGCGCTGCTGACCGACGCCTGGCGCCACCAGTTGGCCGAAGCCGACCCGGCCTGGGCGCGCTTTCTGGCACAGAAGAAGATTACCCCGGGTGTGTTGCGCCAGCGTTTGCGCCATCACCTGGGCAAGCCCTACCTGCGAATCGAGCCGCGCGATGCCGTCAGTGGTGCAGGCAGTGGCGCAGAGCTTGCCGCCGCCAGTCAGGCCTGGTCCCACGCGGCCGGCCTCTGGCAAAGCCAGGGCTACAACTGGGTCGAGCAATTGCAGGAGCACGGCGGCCTCAGCCAGAGCACCCACAAGCTGGCTAAGTTGCCGCTTTGGTCGAGTGAGCTGGACAGCTATTTCGCCGACCCCGCTGCGCTGTTCGAGGTGCCGGCCGGCCTGGAGAAACTCGCCAGCGGCGCCTTGCACAAAGCCACCAAGAAAGGCTTCGACGCGCCGAGCAGCTCGATCGCCGAGGCGTTTGAAGCACTGCTCGAGAGCTTGGCCGCTGCCGTGCCGGCTGGTGAAAAACGGCTGATCGCCTTGCAGGTGAATCTGCTCGACCAGCTCAACAAGGAGCTGCCGGCCCGCAAAGCGGCGCAGCGCATGCTCGCCTTCGACGACCTGCTCAACCGCCTGAATGAGGCGTTGCACGGCCCGGCCGGCGACGCTCTGGCGCTGACCCTGCGCAGCCGTTATCCGCTGGCGCTGATCGACGAATTCCAGGACACCGACCCGGTGCAGTACGACATCTTCAACCGGGTCTATGAACGCGATAGCGACCTGTGTTTCGTCGGCGATCCGAAGCAGGCTATTTATGCGTTTCGCGGGGCCGACCTGGCGACTTACCTCAAGGCCCGCGATGCCGCCGAGCGTTGCTATGACCTGCCCTTTAACTACCGCTCCACGCCGCAGTTGATCGCCGCCCTCAACCTGTTGTTCGCGCGCCCGCAACCCTTTGCCGAAAACGGCCTGGACTATCCGCAGGTCAGCGCTGGGGTCAAAGCACGGGCGCAACTGGTGTTGCCGCGCGCGCTCTCTACCCAAGAGCAGGACGCGCCACTGGCGCTGGTCTGGTTGGGTGACGAGGAGCTGAACAAGGGCAAGGCGGACACCCTGGTAGCCATAGACACCGCCCAGCGTATCGCCAGCCTGCTGGCCGCCAGCGCCCAGGGCCAGGCGTACTTCCAGGACGGCGCTGAACGCACGGCGCTGAAAGGCGGCGACATCGCCGTGCTGGTGGCCAACCATCGGCAGGCCGCCGATATCGCCGCCGAGTTGGTGGCCCGTGGCGTACCCAGCGTGCGCCGGGGTAACCAGAGCGTCTGGCATAGCGAAGAAGCCGCCGAGCTGGCTGCCGTGCTCGCCGCCTATGCCGAACCGGGCCGTGAAGGCGTGTTGCGCTATGCCCTGTCGACCCGCCTGCTGGGCCGTGACGCGCTGCAACTGGCGCGCTGTCAGGACGACGAGCGCGCCTGGGATCGCGAGCGCGAGGACGCCGAACTCTATCACCAGCTTTGGCAGCAACAGGGCTTCATGCGCGCCTTCCGCGCCTGGCTGGATCAGGAACAGGTCGCCGAACGCCTGCTCGCCGCGGCGGACGGCGAACGGCGTTTGACCAATCTGCTGCATCTGGCCGAATTGCTCCAGGCGGAGAGCCAGCAGCGCCCAGGCCTGGAGCCGCTACTGGCGTGGCTGAACGCGCAACGCGGCAGCGAAGGCGCCGGTGAAGACGCCTTGCTGCGGTTGGAAAGCGATGCCGAACGGGTGCAGATCGTCACCATCCACACCAGCAAGGGGCTCGAATATCCCCTGGTGTTCTGCCCTTACCTGTGGAATGGCAAGCTACTCGGTAAGCACAAGGACAGCGCCAGCTGTCACGACGAGCACGGCCAGCCGCTGCTCGATCTGGGCAGCGCCAACCTGGACGAGCACCTGCAACGCGCCCGTCGGGAAGTCTTCGCCGAGCAGCTGCGCCTCGCTTATGTGGCACTGACCCGCGCCCGTGATCGCCTGTGGTTGCACTGGGGGCCGGTGGCCGTACCGGCGCCGGTGAAAAAGACCGGGTTGCTGCCGGAAGAAGGCCTGCACAGCAGTGCCCTTGCCTGGCTGCTGCATGGTCGCGAACTCGGCGGTGCGGACGCTTTGCCCGAGCTGGCCGCGCACCTCAGCGAGCGCAGCGGCGCCAGCCTGCGTGACGAGCTGGATCAATTGATTGCGGCGAGCACCGGCACCTTCGCCCGCCTGCCGTTGTTGCTCAGCGAAGCCAGCGCCGCGGGCGAGCAGCGGGCACAGCCGCCGGCTCGGCTGGCGCACTTCGAGCGCAGCCTGCACAGCGCCTGGCGCATCGGTAGCTTCTCCGGCCTGGCCGCTGGCATGCACATGGAAGCGCCGGATCGCGATGGCCTGGTCATGCCGGATGCCAGCGAGCCGGGTGCCGGCTTCTTCGGCTTCCCCCGTGGCGCGCGTGCCGGTACCTGCCTGCACGCCGTGCTGGAAGACTGGGTGCGAGGCAAGGGTGAGCTGCCGCAACTGGTGGAAAACGCGCTGAATGCCCACGGCCTTTCCACCGACTGGACCGAGCTGGCGGCCACGCATTTGCAGCGGGTGCTCGACAGCGATCTGGACGGCCAGGGCCTGACCCTGACCGCCCTCGCCCCGGCGCGACGTCTGCCGGAGCTGGGCTTCACCTTCCCGGTGGCCAACCTGGATGTGCAGCGCCTGCGCACGATCCTGGCGGACCCGGTCCATGGTCTCGCCGCACCCATGCGGGAAGCGGCTGCGCGGCTGGAGTTCGACAGCCTCAAGGGGTTCCTCAAGGGCTTTATCGACCTGACCTTCGAGCATCAGGGGCGCTGGTATATCGCCGACTACAAATCCAACTGGCTCGGCCCGGACGCCAGTTATTACGGCGGCGATCGGCTGATCCAGGCGCTGGCCGCCGAGCATTACTACCTGCAATACCTGATTTATCTGGTGGCGTTGCGGCGCTTCCTCCGCCAGCGCTTGGTCGACTTCGACGATGACCAGTTGGGCGGCGCCTATTACCTGTTCCTGCGTGGCATGCCGAGCGCCGGTGTGTATTTCTCGCGCCCGGCCGATTCGCTGCTGGATGCGCTCGACCATCTGTTCACGGAGGGCCGCTGA